The DNA segment TGACGAGGGCTTAGTTTTTTCAGCAATAGTATCATCATAAATTGCAAATATAGGTAAATCAGTTGATGATTAATATTCATAAATGGAACTTACAATAAATTTTCTAATGTCTTTCCATGCAAAATTAATATTCCAAACACCTTCACTTAAAAATTTACCAAAGGTTGTTCTATTACAATTAGCAAGACTTAGTAAGACAATATCATTTATTGTTCCTTTGTGAACCTTTTGGGTAGAAACTTTTATAAATTCTCTAATATGCTTTAATATAGGTTTTGAGAAGTATAAAAAGAATCCAATGTTAAATAAAAACTGGCTTATTGGTGATTTCTTTCATAAAATACTTTTATGAAACATATGTTTCACTCCTGTTATTAAAGTTTTTGTGCAAATTAATTTATACAATAAAATGTGAAGTTTGTCTCTATTTTTTATAATTTTTTAACTGTAAGCTTATGTTGAGAGATTTTCGCAACTAAAGTTAAAAAATATATATAAGAATTAATGATTTATCTAAAGAAATAAATATCTTTAATGAGCAATCATTTTGAAAAGATTTTTTTAGATAAATAACTTTATTAGTTTTTAGAACTTCAATATAGTTGTAACCAGTTTTCACGAAGCTATTAAAAATAGTTTTACAATTATACCAACTATCACACACAACGTAACTTACATTTTCAGGTTTAGGCAGATTTGTAATTAAATTTTTAGTTAACTCTATTTTACTCATAGATTCTTTGTCATAAATATCTATGGAGTACGGAAGAAATAAACTATAACACGAAAGTAAGAAAACTAAATTTCATGTAAATAATAGATGCTAAAAGTATAATTTGAAAAAAGTAGATTTTGATTATAAGATAATTTATTGGGCACTTGACATAGATCAAGATTATAAAAAACTTTGTATGAAAATTGATAAGTTTATTTATGTAAAAGATTTCTTGACGCTGGTAGATGGAAATCATCCTTTATTCTTATTTCTTTAAATGAGCAAAAACACTTACATTATTTTACATTACTTAAGCACACTTATTGTGTGATAATTTAAGAGTATCAAAAATAGCATTTAAACTAACTCCTTTTTTATATTGAGAATATACCCAAGCAATTACTTCTTGTTGGGATTGTTTACGAGCTATTTTTAAACCTTCTCCAAATTTAGAACAATCTGTGCTTATGCAACAAGTACAATAAAGATAAGTCAATTGAGTTAAAATCCAAAATCTCTTTATGGCTTTTTCACCACGAACTTGATAATTATCAAAACCTAATTCCATCTTATTTTGACGGAAAAATACTTCAATTGTCCAACGTTCACGGTATTGAAAAAGTATTTCTTCTGTTGTGAGATTTATATCTGTTGATATAAAAGATTTTAATGCTTTTTCATTATAGAGAGCTTCTTTAGGATAACTAATAAGAATTACAACATTTTTAAAACCATTGATTTTGCCCTCATATCTATAAACATAGTAAGAGTGCTTATTCACTGTTACGAGGTGAAAGTCTTCCTTGTTTATAGTTTTGGCAAAACCATTAATTTTATGATTCATGCGCGAGCATTTTGGGTATATAATTCTATTAGTTTTTAACGCTCCTATATATTCAAAGCCTTTTGCCTTTGCTGTTTTTATAATTATTTCAGCACTATACCAACTATCCCCTAAGACGAAACCTTGAATAGGTGGTTCGGGTAATGAAGATATTATATTTACAGCAATATTAATCTTAGTAAATTTTTTATTGTCTTTATCGACTTTAGTCTTATCATAAAGCGTTAGCTGATAAGGAATTGTAACATCGCCACATTGTAGTAAAGCACCTACAACTTGGTGTCCATAGACTTTTTTATTTTCTAAATGTGATTGATGAAATTGACACTTTTCTATAGGATTTTTAGCCCGTGACGAAGGCTTTGTCTTCTTACAGATAGTATCATCAATAATCACATAAATAGGCTTTCCTGTATCACGAGATAACTGCCAAATTTTATTAACTGCGAACTTTTGTAATGCTCTCAAAATATAATCTTCATTCCATGGGCTTTTGGATAAAAATTGACCTATGGATGTTCTATAAGTACTCTGATAGCAACTTTCAGCTATATGAATAACTTTGCCATCATACCCACGACCTACGGATGCAAAGATAAATTCACAAACATGTTTTAATTGAGGCAGTGTTAAATATAATGATAATCCAAGTTTAATTATGAAATTGTTAATCTCTTTATTATATGGTATATTATTTTCTGTAGACATTTATATTCATCCTTTGTTTATGTTTTCTGACAGAAATATAATACACTAGGATATTATGAATGTCTATTTTTATTCCATAATTTGTTATGAAATTTGCTCATTTAAAGCTTATTTATATTAGGTGTATTAATATACTATAATTAGAATAAAATGTGACAAAATCCTATTATGTATATTTGAGCAATTAAAAAATTAGCTTTACTGGGCTAATAATATTAAGACCTTGGAATTATGTACAAGCTTAATAAGATTATTTAGGTGGTGATAAAAATATGAAAAAAAGGTTATTGTCAGTATTAGTAGTTTTATTAATATGTTTAAATTTTGTAGGATGTAGTAAAACGGGTACAGATGTAGAGAATTCAAATAAGAAGATACCTAAAAAGGCGTATATAGAGTATCTAGAAAAGAACACTAAGAATCTTGATGTTAGGGATAATGAAGAATTTTCATCATACACACTTTTAAATTCGGATGTTAAGGACAAAGAGATATTTTTGATAGGAGAAGCTCATAATATAGATGTAAATTATGATATTAAGTGGAAATTCATGAAGTA comes from the Haloimpatiens massiliensis genome and includes:
- a CDS encoding IS701 family transposase, translated to MSTENNIPYNKEINNFIIKLGLSLYLTLPQLKHVCEFIFASVGRGYDGKVIHIAESCYQSTYRTSIGQFLSKSPWNEDYILRALQKFAVNKIWQLSRDTGKPIYVIIDDTICKKTKPSSRAKNPIEKCQFHQSHLENKKVYGHQVVGALLQCGDVTIPYQLTLYDKTKVDKDNKKFTKINIAVNIISSLPEPPIQGFVLGDSWYSAEIIIKTAKAKGFEYIGALKTNRIIYPKCSRMNHKINGFAKTINKEDFHLVTVNKHSYYVYRYEGKINGFKNVVILISYPKEALYNEKALKSFISTDINLTTEEILFQYRERWTIEVFFRQNKMELGFDNYQVRGEKAIKRFWILTQLTYLYCTCCISTDCSKFGEGLKIARKQSQQEVIAWVYSQYKKGVSLNAIFDTLKLSHNKCA